One Calditrichia bacterium DNA window includes the following coding sequences:
- a CDS encoding DUF3078 domain-containing protein, protein MKKYVSWMLLTAVILTASAIAQEAEKEAPKFGWTESLVGNLNFTQTSLSNWSAGGDDNWNWQLDINGKAVNDQEKINWSNAAKISYGQTKIADQSSRKSADEIRLESVMAYKLGTLINPYVAVTGISQVTSSYTFSEDANGNEEKKEISKFLNPGFFTESFGIAIKPIPEFQTRLGLAFKQTVATDETFAPAYSDDPDTPELEKVRSEVGMESVSDYSRKVSENILYTFKLEMFSAFSAADEIDVRWDNMLSAKVSKLIAVSFNLQLFYDKDISPKRQLKQVLAAGLTYSFL, encoded by the coding sequence ATGAAGAAGTATGTGAGTTGGATGTTGTTAACCGCAGTAATTTTAACAGCTTCGGCAATTGCGCAGGAAGCGGAAAAAGAAGCACCGAAATTCGGCTGGACAGAAAGCCTGGTCGGAAACCTGAATTTTACCCAAACCTCATTGAGCAATTGGAGTGCCGGCGGCGACGACAATTGGAACTGGCAACTGGATATTAACGGCAAAGCCGTCAACGATCAGGAAAAGATCAACTGGAGCAACGCAGCCAAAATTTCCTATGGACAAACCAAAATCGCTGACCAGTCTTCCCGCAAATCCGCAGACGAAATTCGTCTGGAGAGCGTGATGGCTTACAAACTGGGCACGTTAATCAATCCCTATGTTGCCGTTACCGGCATCAGCCAAGTAACCAGCAGCTACACCTTCAGCGAAGACGCCAACGGCAACGAAGAAAAAAAGGAAATCTCCAAATTCCTCAATCCCGGCTTTTTTACCGAAAGCTTTGGTATCGCGATCAAGCCGATCCCGGAATTCCAGACCCGCCTCGGTTTGGCCTTCAAACAAACTGTTGCGACAGACGAAACGTTCGCTCCGGCATACAGCGACGACCCCGATACACCTGAACTTGAGAAAGTGCGTTCGGAAGTTGGTATGGAATCCGTTTCTGATTATTCCCGCAAAGTAAGCGAAAACATTCTCTACACCTTCAAACTGGAAATGTTTTCAGCATTTTCCGCAGCCGATGAAATTGACGTGCGTTGGGACAATATGCTCTCAGCAAAAGTGTCCAAACTGATTGCTGTCAGCTTCAACCTGCAGTTGTTTTACGATAAGGACATCTCCCCGAAACGCCAGTTGAAACAGGTGCTGGCCGCCGGGTTGACCTATTCGTTCCTGTAA
- a CDS encoding DUF937 domain-containing protein gives MSNFLEDFMGNLGGDVAKKMAANLDIDPNTISAMIPQVAPLILGGLKRQKDNFGGEQRIDHILNKYGSASVLDNLGDLFSAKAGDSSADPRLGGLLGDSGVQAANMLSNQFNLKTDTANQFITMLAPVILGFLTKKRDSDGMGSSGIGALLDQNGDGSILDDVAGFLMKGLSGGGSQGAGGLLGGLLGGLFGGKK, from the coding sequence ATGTCTAATTTTCTGGAAGATTTTATGGGGAATCTTGGCGGTGATGTTGCTAAAAAGATGGCCGCCAATCTCGATATCGACCCAAACACCATTTCTGCGATGATTCCCCAGGTTGCTCCGTTAATTCTGGGCGGACTGAAACGCCAGAAAGACAACTTTGGCGGCGAACAACGTATCGATCACATTTTAAACAAATATGGCAGTGCCAGCGTGCTGGATAACCTTGGCGATCTGTTTTCCGCGAAAGCCGGCGATAGCAGTGCCGACCCGCGTTTGGGTGGATTGTTGGGCGATTCCGGTGTGCAGGCTGCAAATATGCTTTCCAACCAATTCAATCTCAAAACCGATACTGCCAACCAGTTTATCACCATGTTGGCGCCGGTCATTTTGGGCTTTTTGACCAAAAAACGCGATAGCGACGGCATGGGCTCATCCGGCATCGGCGCATTACTCGACCAAAACGGCGATGGCAGCATTCTGGACGATGTTGCGGGATTCCTGATGAAAGGACTCAGCGGTGGCGGTTCGCAAGGTGCCGGCGGTTTGCTCGGTGGTTTGCTCGGCGGACTTTTCGGCGGCAAAAAATAA
- the lysM gene encoding peptidoglycan-binding protein LysM — protein sequence MGFFDFLKDVGTNLFGGGDEAVEIKEMLTKELGDKITNLDVKFEDGAVTLSGECDSVATREKAMLLSGNIKGVEKVDADGLSAPAPKVEEPTTYYTVKRGDSLSLIAKRHYGDPMKYKQLFEENKEIIKDPNLIYPGQVLRIPKLS from the coding sequence ATGGGATTTTTTGATTTTTTAAAAGATGTTGGCACCAATTTGTTCGGCGGTGGCGACGAAGCAGTTGAGATTAAAGAAATGCTCACCAAAGAACTGGGTGACAAAATTACCAATCTCGATGTGAAATTTGAAGATGGCGCAGTTACGCTGTCTGGCGAGTGCGACAGCGTTGCAACCCGCGAAAAAGCGATGCTGCTTTCCGGCAACATCAAAGGTGTTGAAAAAGTGGATGCAGACGGCTTATCCGCTCCGGCACCCAAAGTTGAAGAACCGACCACGTATTACACCGTAAAACGCGGCGATTCACTCTCGTTGATTGCCAAACGTCACTATGGCGATCCGATGAAATACAAACAATTGTTTGAAGAAAACAAGGAAATCATCAAAGATCCGAACCTGATTTATCCGGGTCAGGTATTGCGTATCCCCAAACTGTCATAA
- a CDS encoding ATP-binding protein has protein sequence MKQFEKLGVFYLGKTVDQQTGKPGSDYLLYDSKDLVTHAVCVGMTGSGKTGLCIGLLEEAAIDNIPAIIIDPKGDLGNLLLTFPELRGKDFQPWINPDEANQKGVSPETYADQQAELWKNGLASWDQDGERIQMLRDAADFAIYTPGSSAGLPVSILKSFSAPAPAVLNDYDLLRERIQSTVSGILQLLGINADPLQSREHILLSNIIEETWRGGKDLDLGGLIQMIQTPPMQKIGVFDIEAFYPSSDRFKLAMTMNNLLAAPGFKSWLEGDPLDIDAMMYTAEGKPRVTIFSIAHLSDAERMFFVTLLLGQMLSWMRAQSGTTSLRALLYMDEVFGFLPPIGEPPSKKPLLTLLKQARAFGLGVVLATQNPVDLDYKGLSNTGTWFIGRLQTERDQDRLIDGLTSASGDGLNKSDIKSLISGLQKRSFLLHNVHEKHPVVFSTRWVMSYLRGPLTRNQIKVLMDERRSNTVAKSEPATATSTAASQPITAASTTTAQIRPQLPPEIRQYFAPQKLVLPKGARVIYHPHIVAGGAVQIVNSRYNIAESQTIGHLLPLPEDAIGLRWDDSKPASPDSDLLGGAPIDSASYLPVPAEINRVTGYSRLDKDYESFVYRDFSFSLLQSKEYKQISRPGESERDFRIRLTQIMHERRDLEIDRLRRRYASKIDSLEKQIRTAERQLDKEATDLQQQKMNTALSIGSTVLGMLFGSRSSTRIATAAKTASRISKERRDFDRTEDKLADLQDKLRDLESELQNEIDQLTLRFDPASEPLETVDIRPKKSDVLQRYFGLLWLPFAHLPTGEIQALYE, from the coding sequence ATGAAGCAATTCGAAAAACTGGGTGTGTTTTACCTCGGGAAAACGGTCGATCAGCAAACCGGCAAACCGGGCAGCGACTATTTATTGTATGATTCCAAAGATTTGGTGACGCACGCTGTATGCGTCGGGATGACCGGCAGCGGCAAAACCGGCTTGTGCATCGGGCTGCTGGAAGAAGCGGCAATCGACAACATTCCGGCGATTATCATCGATCCGAAAGGCGATTTGGGAAACCTGCTGCTCACCTTTCCTGAATTGCGCGGCAAAGATTTTCAACCGTGGATCAACCCGGACGAAGCCAACCAAAAAGGCGTTTCGCCGGAAACATACGCCGATCAGCAAGCCGAATTGTGGAAAAACGGGCTGGCATCATGGGATCAGGATGGCGAGCGCATTCAAATGTTGCGCGATGCCGCAGATTTCGCAATTTACACACCCGGCAGCAGTGCCGGATTGCCGGTTTCCATCCTCAAATCGTTTTCCGCGCCCGCACCCGCCGTGCTCAATGATTACGATTTGCTCCGCGAACGCATCCAATCCACCGTTTCGGGGATTTTGCAATTGCTGGGCATCAACGCCGATCCGCTGCAAAGCCGCGAACATATTTTGCTTTCGAACATCATCGAAGAAACCTGGCGCGGCGGTAAAGATCTCGATCTCGGCGGGCTGATCCAGATGATCCAAACCCCGCCAATGCAGAAGATCGGTGTTTTCGACATCGAAGCATTTTATCCGTCGTCCGATCGGTTCAAACTGGCGATGACCATGAACAACCTGCTCGCCGCGCCCGGATTCAAATCGTGGCTGGAAGGCGATCCGCTGGACATCGACGCGATGATGTACACCGCCGAAGGCAAACCGCGCGTGACCATTTTTTCCATCGCCCATTTATCAGACGCCGAACGCATGTTTTTTGTGACACTGCTGCTCGGGCAAATGCTCAGCTGGATGCGGGCGCAGTCCGGCACCACCAGCCTCCGCGCTCTGCTGTATATGGATGAAGTTTTCGGATTTTTGCCACCGATTGGCGAACCGCCATCCAAAAAACCGCTGCTCACGCTGTTGAAACAGGCGCGGGCGTTTGGCTTGGGCGTGGTGCTGGCTACCCAAAATCCGGTCGATCTGGATTACAAAGGGTTGTCCAATACCGGCACCTGGTTTATCGGGCGGCTGCAAACCGAACGCGACCAGGATCGATTGATCGACGGACTGACCAGCGCCAGCGGCGACGGACTGAACAAAAGCGACATCAAATCGCTGATCAGCGGATTGCAAAAACGCAGCTTTTTGCTGCACAACGTTCACGAAAAACATCCCGTGGTGTTTTCCACCCGCTGGGTGATGTCCTATTTGCGCGGCCCGCTGACCCGCAACCAAATAAAAGTGCTGATGGACGAACGGCGTAGCAACACAGTTGCCAAATCCGAACCGGCGACGGCGACGTCAACGGCTGCTTCGCAACCCATTACTGCCGCATCGACCACAACCGCCCAAATCCGGCCACAGTTGCCACCGGAAATCCGGCAATATTTTGCACCGCAAAAACTGGTGTTGCCGAAAGGCGCGCGAGTGATATATCACCCGCATATCGTTGCCGGCGGTGCAGTGCAAATCGTCAACAGCCGTTACAATATTGCGGAAAGCCAAACCATCGGGCACCTGCTGCCATTGCCGGAAGATGCCATCGGGCTGCGCTGGGATGACTCCAAACCCGCATCGCCGGACAGCGATTTGCTCGGCGGGGCTCCCATTGACAGCGCAAGCTATCTACCTGTTCCTGCTGAAATTAACCGCGTTACCGGATACAGCCGTCTGGACAAAGATTACGAATCATTTGTCTACCGGGATTTCAGTTTTTCGCTGTTGCAAAGCAAGGAATACAAACAGATTTCACGTCCCGGTGAGAGCGAACGCGATTTTCGCATCCGGCTGACGCAGATCATGCACGAGCGTCGCGATCTGGAAATTGACCGGCTGCGCCGCCGTTACGCCAGCAAAATTGATTCGCTCGAAAAGCAGATTCGCACCGCCGAACGCCAACTGGATAAAGAAGCGACCGATCTGCAACAGCAAAAAATGAACACCGCGTTGTCCATCGGTTCAACCGTTTTGGGCATGCTGTTTGGCAGCCGGTCCAGCACCCGGATTGCCACTGCGGCAAAAACAGCATCGCGCATTTCCAAAGAGCGCCGCGATTTTGATCGCACCGAGGACAAACTGGCCGATTTGCAGGACAAACTGCGCGATCTGGAATCTGAGCTGCAGAACGAGATCGATCAGTTAACCCTCCGGTTCGATCCGGCATCCGAACCGCTGGAAACCGTGGACATCCGCCCGAAAAAAAGTGATGTGCTGCAACGCTATTTCGGCTTGCTCTGGCTGCCGTTTGCCCATCTGCCAACCGGCGAAATTCAGGCGCTTTACGAATAA
- a CDS encoding OmpA family protein, producing MLKRYMAILAVFSLVVSTGVFGQFRANQLGGGMGFGQSYGYSDDGGGWDEEGGLSFRAFLRHSFSNVIEGEFSAGLSSKLVGIEGNTTTVRPFDVRLLVRPFVKEYWSPYVYGGLGTAKYIIEKFPANATAGVEAEGWEPYAPFGVGVQFKIDDNTSLEVSGGYNYVFSDVLNGIEKDASNDGFLNLHVGLTMTGFDWDADPDGDGLTNRDEKKLGTKYNVADTDGDGLNDGEEFLETKSNPLEMDTDGDGLNDGAEAKTHKTDPTKADTDGDGLDDKAEVMTHNTDATKADTDGDGLNDKDELMSHKTNPTKADTDGDGLSDGAEVNTHKTDPMATDSDKDGLSDGDEVNKYKSNPLAMDTDNGSVNDGDEVRRGTNPTNKDDDVILEVTEVGGKITLEGIVFASGKAAITAESEEILEKAYQTLKAYPDMEVQIQGYTDNTGSNSANMLLSERRAVAVRDYLVQKGIAANRITAKGFGPQSPVADNSTPEGRRQNRRIEFVRTK from the coding sequence ATGTTGAAGCGTTACATGGCTATTTTAGCTGTTTTTTCCCTCGTAGTTTCGACGGGAGTTTTTGGGCAGTTCCGCGCCAATCAATTGGGTGGCGGTATGGGTTTCGGACAATCCTACGGCTATTCCGACGACGGCGGCGGATGGGATGAAGAAGGCGGACTGAGCTTCCGGGCTTTCTTGCGCCACAGTTTTTCGAACGTGATTGAAGGTGAATTTAGCGCCGGTCTCAGCTCAAAATTGGTTGGCATCGAAGGCAACACCACCACCGTACGTCCGTTTGATGTTCGCCTGTTGGTTCGCCCGTTCGTAAAAGAATATTGGAGCCCCTATGTTTACGGCGGTCTGGGTACTGCAAAATACATCATCGAAAAATTCCCGGCGAACGCCACTGCCGGTGTTGAAGCAGAAGGCTGGGAACCGTATGCACCGTTTGGTGTTGGTGTCCAGTTCAAAATAGATGATAACACATCGTTAGAAGTTAGCGGCGGTTATAACTATGTATTTTCCGACGTACTGAACGGCATCGAAAAAGACGCATCCAACGATGGCTTTTTGAATCTGCATGTTGGTTTAACAATGACCGGATTTGATTGGGATGCCGATCCAGATGGTGACGGACTCACCAATCGCGACGAGAAAAAACTTGGCACCAAATACAACGTCGCCGACACCGATGGCGATGGTCTGAACGATGGCGAAGAATTTCTCGAAACCAAATCCAACCCGTTGGAAATGGATACAGATGGTGACGGACTGAACGACGGCGCAGAAGCCAAAACCCACAAAACCGACCCGACCAAAGCCGACACCGATGGTGACGGACTTGATGACAAAGCAGAAGTGATGACTCACAACACCGATGCAACCAAAGCCGACACCGATGGCGACGGGCTGAACGACAAAGACGAATTGATGTCGCACAAAACCAACCCGACCAAAGCCGACACCGATGGTGACGGACTGAGCGACGGCGCAGAAGTGAACACGCACAAAACCGACCCGATGGCTACTGACAGCGACAAAGACGGTTTGAGCGACGGCGACGAAGTGAACAAATACAAAAGCAACCCGTTGGCAATGGATACCGACAACGGCAGCGTAAACGACGGTGACGAAGTGCGTCGCGGTACCAACCCGACCAACAAAGATGACGACGTAATTCTGGAAGTTACCGAAGTTGGTGGCAAAATTACGCTGGAAGGTATTGTTTTCGCCAGCGGTAAAGCAGCAATTACCGCAGAATCCGAAGAAATTTTGGAAAAAGCCTATCAAACTCTGAAAGCATATCCGGATATGGAAGTGCAAATTCAGGGCTACACCGATAACACCGGCAGCAATTCCGCAAACATGCTCCTTTCCGAGCGCCGCGCTGTTGCTGTGAGAGATTATCTGGTCCAGAAAGGTATTGCAGCAAATCGCATTACTGCCAAAGGCTTTGGCCCGCAAAGTCCGGTTGCTGATAACAGCACACCGGAAGGCCGCCGGCAGAATCGCCGTATCGAATTTGTTCGCACGAAGTAA
- a CDS encoding DUF4332 domain-containing protein has product MPNYKITEIEGIGAANADKLVAAGVRTVMMLLKKGCTPEGRELLAEKSGISESKLLSWVNMADLIRIRGIGGEYAELLHEAGVDTIKELRNRNPENLHSKIIGINNSYRRVRQLPTLKQVQSWVLLAKTTEPMVTY; this is encoded by the coding sequence ATGCCAAATTACAAAATCACTGAAATTGAAGGGATCGGCGCAGCAAATGCGGATAAGCTGGTAGCTGCCGGCGTCCGGACTGTGATGATGTTGTTAAAAAAGGGATGCACACCCGAAGGGCGCGAACTTTTGGCGGAAAAATCCGGCATTAGCGAAAGCAAATTGCTCTCCTGGGTAAATATGGCTGATTTAATTCGCATCCGCGGCATTGGCGGCGAATATGCAGAACTGCTGCACGAAGCCGGCGTAGATACCATAAAAGAACTGCGCAATCGTAACCCGGAGAATCTTCATTCTAAAATTATTGGCATTAACAATTCCTATCGACGGGTTCGCCAATTGCCAACGCTTAAACAGGTGCAATCCTGGGTGTTATTGGCAAAAACAACCGAACCAATGGTAACTTATTAA
- a CDS encoding ABC transporter substrate-binding protein, translating into MKSRLLIVLICGLWVTGFSQTTGEANLFRSGMDAYKSGNFTNAQSTFLRALQEYPNGQLVTSMRYMLARSYYQMNDFSRTEIVAKFFFSKHPESSYLDDMHQLLGNSFYKQRNYEAAIDEWVWVMGNSKDPRLKQVTGDYIFDTMNSFFTISQIEQIRVKHQNPFLDGVAQVAIGRKLLVAGENSRAKSVLSGFLQSQPDHAYAGKARELLGAPVSGSSSGSRTFLYLQDTDANTKDVSEALALGMQYALDEYRQRNPGSDVGLKIQDISPSVYNAVSAYKESIITSAPVAVVSPVDVDQTAALAALAAYEERPFIAPLSSQTGLAELNKFVFQINPDARSKGQFFGSYAAQSLQLKRLAVLAPANQYGETFVQNFVEAAQGEGASVESIQWYYEDTEDFNAQFRAVWRKGIFLAFRDSLLGAEPDASQGKIDREYRAYLERTFQPRRPGFPVDSTDVASTGLDGLLIVIRSPEFIPFLAPQLAFNNIKATLLGNEGWNDVQQLRKFRDYLEGMVFISPGYFDPESSNYRLFMNRFRNAMKATPERFHLLGYDTMKWMLDNYSPGISSKDYRDRLEKSRLYQGLMQSIQFGSKPRVNSKLSVLKLNYGQVIPISF; encoded by the coding sequence TTGAAATCTCGGTTGCTGATCGTACTGATCTGCGGGTTGTGGGTGACTGGATTTTCCCAGACAACGGGTGAGGCAAACCTTTTCCGAAGCGGGATGGATGCGTATAAATCCGGCAATTTTACCAATGCGCAAAGCACCTTTTTGCGGGCGTTACAGGAATACCCGAACGGGCAACTGGTAACCAGCATGCGCTATATGCTGGCGCGTTCGTATTATCAAATGAACGATTTTTCCCGCACGGAAATTGTCGCGAAATTCTTTTTTAGCAAACATCCGGAAAGCTCATATCTGGACGATATGCACCAATTGCTCGGCAACTCGTTTTACAAACAGCGCAATTACGAAGCCGCGATTGACGAGTGGGTTTGGGTGATGGGCAACAGCAAAGATCCCCGGTTAAAGCAAGTCACCGGTGATTATATTTTTGACACAATGAACAGCTTTTTTACGATTTCGCAAATTGAGCAAATTCGTGTCAAACATCAGAACCCGTTTTTGGATGGCGTTGCCCAGGTGGCCATCGGGCGTAAATTGCTGGTCGCAGGGGAAAACAGCCGCGCGAAATCCGTGTTGAGTGGATTTTTGCAATCACAACCGGATCATGCATACGCCGGCAAAGCCCGCGAACTGCTCGGCGCTCCCGTTTCGGGCAGCAGCAGTGGTAGCCGCACGTTTTTGTATCTGCAGGATACGGATGCCAACACAAAAGATGTTTCCGAAGCGCTGGCTTTGGGCATGCAATATGCGCTGGATGAATATCGCCAGCGGAATCCCGGCAGCGATGTCGGTCTGAAAATTCAGGACATTTCGCCATCAGTGTACAATGCGGTTTCGGCATACAAAGAATCGATAATCACCAGTGCGCCGGTTGCGGTTGTCAGCCCGGTGGATGTGGATCAAACCGCTGCATTGGCTGCGCTGGCAGCCTACGAAGAACGCCCGTTTATCGCGCCGCTCAGCTCGCAAACCGGACTGGCGGAACTCAATAAATTTGTATTTCAGATTAACCCGGATGCCCGCAGCAAAGGGCAATTTTTTGGAAGTTATGCCGCGCAATCGTTGCAGTTAAAGCGTTTGGCGGTGTTGGCACCTGCCAACCAGTATGGCGAAACCTTTGTCCAAAATTTTGTAGAAGCTGCGCAGGGCGAAGGTGCATCGGTGGAATCCATCCAGTGGTATTACGAAGATACCGAGGATTTTAACGCACAGTTCCGGGCCGTTTGGCGGAAAGGGATTTTTCTCGCGTTCCGCGATTCGCTGCTCGGTGCGGAACCGGATGCCAGCCAGGGCAAAATTGATCGCGAATATCGGGCGTATCTGGAACGCACATTCCAGCCGCGCCGTCCCGGTTTCCCGGTTGATTCTACCGATGTGGCGTCCACCGGTCTGGACGGATTGCTGATTGTGATTCGATCCCCGGAATTTATCCCGTTTCTGGCGCCGCAATTGGCGTTCAACAATATCAAAGCCACGCTGCTCGGTAACGAGGGCTGGAACGATGTGCAGCAGCTTCGCAAATTCCGGGATTATCTGGAAGGGATGGTGTTTATTTCACCCGGCTATTTCGACCCGGAATCTTCCAATTACCGGTTGTTTATGAACCGCTTCCGCAACGCCATGAAAGCCACGCCGGAACGGTTTCACCTGCTCGGTTACGATACCATGAAATGGATGCTCGACAATTATTCGCCGGGCATTTCAAGCAAGGATTACCGCGACCGTCTGGAAAAATCGCGGTTGTATCAGGGATTGATGCAGAGTATCCAGTTTGGCAGTAAGCCGAGGGTAAACAGCAAGTTATCTGTGCTAAAATTGAACTACGGGCAGGTGATTCCGATCAGTTTTTGA
- a CDS encoding LapA family protein — translation MPIFLILAVIIAIIAVTFALQNAIMVTVSLLFLEFESSLALVLLMTLGIGILVGFLGILPTLIKQRLELSRQRKKILALENQPKPTTALPDTGTLPNESISDDPNLPVQQ, via the coding sequence ATGCCGATTTTTTTGATTTTAGCCGTTATCATCGCTATTATTGCGGTAACGTTTGCATTGCAGAATGCCATAATGGTAACCGTTTCGCTGCTGTTTCTCGAATTCGAAAGCTCGCTGGCGCTGGTGCTATTGATGACACTCGGCATTGGTATTCTGGTCGGGTTTCTGGGCATTTTGCCAACGCTTATCAAACAGCGGCTCGAATTATCGCGACAGCGCAAAAAGATTTTGGCATTGGAAAACCAGCCGAAACCAACTACCGCTTTGCCCGATACCGGCACGCTTCCGAATGAATCAATTTCCGATGATCCAAACCTGCCGGTACAGCAATGA